Proteins from a genomic interval of Lolium perenne isolate Kyuss_39 chromosome 1, Kyuss_2.0, whole genome shotgun sequence:
- the LOC127327481 gene encoding probable histone chaperone ASF1A encodes MSAVNITNVAVLDNPTAFLNPFQFEISYECLVALDDDLEWKLTYVGSAEDETYDQQLESVFVGPVNVGTYRFVLQADPPDPSKIREEDIIGVTVLLLTCSYVGQEFMRVGYYVNNDYDDEQLREEPPAKLLLDRVQRNILADKPRVTKFPINFHPEPGTSTEQPQQEEAQQQEEAQQLASPEPQTAPLEPLTAPLESNLGDEIKQSAAV; translated from the exons atgaGCGCGGTGAACATCACCAACGTGGCGGTGCTGGACAACCCCACCGCCTTCCTCAACCCCTTCCAGTTCGAGATCTCCTACGAGTGCCTCGTCGCCCTCGACGACG ATCTGGAATGGAAACTCACATATGTTGGATCAGCTGAAGATGAAACCTATGATCAGCAACTTGAAAGTGTTTTTGTTGGACCCGTCAATGTTGGGACCTACCGTTTTGTGCTTCAG GCGGACCCACCGGACCCTTCAAAGATCCGTGAAGAAGACATCATCGGTGTCACTGTGCTGCTATTAACATGCTCCTATGTGGGTCAGGAGTTCATGAGAGTGGGTTACTACGTGAACAACGATTACGACGATGAGCAGCTGAGAGAAGAGCCTCCAGCAAAGCTGTTGCTCGATAGGGTGCAGAGGAACATTTTGGCTGACAAGCCCCGTGTCACCAAGTTCCCTATCAACTTCCATCCTGAACCAGGCACAAGCACAGAACAGCCACAGCAGGAAGAAGCGCAGCAACAGGAAGAAGCGCAGCAGCTGGCTTCACCAGAACCGCAGACGGCTCCTCTAGAACCACTGACGGCCCCGCTAGAATCCAATCTGGGTGATGAAATTAAGCAGAGTGCTGCTGTATGA